A single region of the Pseudomonas sp. GGS8 genome encodes:
- a CDS encoding SpoVR family protein produces MTAKEQKRQPISTGSEWTFELIQAYDREISRLAARYALDTYPNQIEVITAEQMMDAYASVGMPLGYHHWSYGKHFLSTEKSYSRGQMGLAYEIVINSDPCIAYLMEENTICMQALVVAHACYGHNSFFKGNYLFRTWTDASSIIDYLVFAKQYIMQCEERHGIDAVEDLLDSCHALMNYGVDRYKRPYPISAEEERRRQKDREEHLQKQINDLWRTIPKGADKFSDKDNARFPAEPQENILYFIEKHAPLLEPWQREIVRIVRKIAQYFYPQRQTQVMNEGWATFWHYTLMNDLYDEGLVTDGFMMEFLTSHTSVVFQPGFDSPYYSGINPYTLGFAMYRDIRRICEQPTEEDYRWFPEIAGTDWLPSIKFAMSSFKDESFILQYLSPKVIRDLKLFSILDDDQKDDLLVPAIHDEEGYRTIRETLAAQYNLGNREPNIQIYSIDRRGDRSLTLRHQQHDRKPLGDSTEEVLKHLHRLWGFDIHLETLQGDQVVKTHHVPPRSEHGEGDYGRLDLAVIHL; encoded by the coding sequence ATGACCGCCAAAGAGCAAAAGCGCCAACCCATTTCCACCGGCTCAGAATGGACCTTCGAGCTGATCCAGGCCTACGACCGCGAAATCAGTCGTCTCGCGGCCCGCTACGCGCTCGATACCTACCCCAACCAGATCGAAGTAATCACCGCCGAACAGATGATGGACGCCTACGCCTCTGTGGGCATGCCCTTGGGTTATCACCATTGGTCCTATGGCAAACACTTCCTAAGTACCGAAAAATCCTACAGCCGCGGCCAGATGGGGCTGGCCTACGAGATTGTGATCAACTCAGACCCTTGCATCGCCTATCTGATGGAAGAAAACACCATCTGCATGCAGGCCCTGGTGGTGGCTCACGCCTGCTATGGCCACAACAGCTTCTTCAAGGGTAATTACCTGTTCCGCACCTGGACCGACGCCAGCTCGATCATCGATTACCTGGTGTTCGCCAAGCAGTACATCATGCAGTGCGAAGAACGCCACGGTATCGACGCGGTAGAGGACTTGCTCGATTCCTGCCATGCGCTGATGAATTACGGGGTCGACCGTTACAAACGCCCTTATCCGATTTCCGCCGAAGAAGAACGCCGTCGGCAGAAGGATCGGGAAGAGCATCTGCAGAAGCAGATCAACGATTTGTGGCGGACCATTCCAAAAGGCGCGGACAAGTTCAGCGACAAGGACAACGCGCGCTTCCCCGCCGAGCCTCAGGAAAACATCCTGTATTTCATTGAGAAACACGCCCCGCTGCTGGAGCCCTGGCAACGTGAAATCGTGCGGATCGTGCGCAAGATCGCCCAGTATTTTTATCCACAGCGCCAAACCCAGGTGATGAACGAAGGCTGGGCCACCTTCTGGCACTACACCTTGATGAACGACTTGTATGACGAAGGCCTGGTCACCGATGGCTTCATGATGGAGTTCCTGACGTCCCATACCAGCGTGGTCTTTCAGCCGGGCTTCGACAGCCCCTACTACAGCGGAATCAACCCCTACACCCTCGGCTTTGCCATGTATCGCGATATCCGGCGGATATGCGAACAACCTACCGAAGAGGACTACCGCTGGTTCCCGGAAATCGCCGGCACCGACTGGCTGCCCAGCATCAAATTCGCCATGAGCAGCTTCAAGGACGAGAGCTTCATTCTTCAGTACCTGTCACCCAAGGTGATCCGCGACCTGAAGCTGTTCAGCATCCTCGATGACGATCAGAAGGATGATCTGCTGGTTCCGGCGATCCACGACGAAGAGGGCTATCGAACCATTCGCGAAACCCTGGCGGCGCAATACAACCTGGGCAATCGCGAACCCAACATCCAGATCTACAGCATCGACCGGCGTGGCGACCGCTCGCTGACCTTGCGTCACCAGCAGCACGACCGCAAGCCGCTCGGCGATTCCACCGAGGAAGTGCTCAAGCACCTGCACCGACTCTGGGGCTTCGACATTCACCTGGAAACCCTGCAAGGGGATCAGGTGGTGAAAACCCACCATGTTCCACCCAGAAGCGAACACGGCGAAGGGGACTACGGCCGGTTAGACTTGGCTGTCATTCATCTTTGA
- the dnaG gene encoding DNA primase, producing the protein MAGLIPQSFIDDLLNRTDIVDVVSSRLQMKKAGKNYTACCPFHKEKTPSFSVSPDKQFYYCFGCGAGGNALGFIMDHDNLDFPQAVEELAKAAGMEIPREEGGRPHKPRQPTDSPLYPLLTAAADFYRQALKSHPARKAAVDYLKGRGLTGEIARDFGLGFAPPGWDNLFKHLSSDTLQQKAMIDAGLLVENAETGKRYDRFRDRVMFPIRDSRGRIIAFGGRVLGDDKPKYLNSPETPVFHKGQELYGLYEARKNNRNLDEIIVVEGYMDVIALAQQGLRNAVATLGTATSEEHLKRLFRVVPNVLFCFDGDQAGRNAAWRALEATLPSLQDGRRARFLFLPEGEDPDTLVRSEGTDAFRARINQHAQPLADYFFQQLTEESDPRSLEGKAHMATLAAPLIDKIPGANLRTLMRQRLTEITGLSGEAVSQLVQSAPQEAPPAYDPGIDYDAMPDYSDYHQPQAQEMYVPQQEWTPKKPGAGGKKWDKKPWDKNGKRGGDRDQPRAPRVPAAVEPPTLAALRTLLHHPQLAEKVEDAGHFAAEDHTNTQLLVALLEAVQKNPKLNSFQLIARWHGTEQGRLLKALAEKEWLIDGDNLEQQFFDTITSLSARQRERNLEQLLRKARQSELSAEEKNQLRDLLSRNVCASNPTSTGA; encoded by the coding sequence ATGGCCGGGCTAATTCCCCAGAGCTTCATTGACGACCTTCTGAACCGCACCGACATCGTCGATGTGGTCAGCTCGCGCCTGCAAATGAAAAAAGCCGGCAAGAACTACACCGCCTGCTGCCCGTTTCACAAAGAAAAAACCCCCTCCTTCAGCGTCAGCCCCGACAAACAGTTCTATTACTGCTTCGGCTGCGGCGCTGGCGGCAACGCCCTCGGCTTCATCATGGACCACGACAACCTGGACTTCCCCCAGGCTGTCGAAGAACTGGCCAAAGCCGCCGGCATGGAGATCCCCCGCGAAGAAGGCGGCCGACCGCACAAACCACGGCAGCCCACCGATTCGCCGCTGTATCCGCTGCTCACCGCTGCCGCCGATTTTTACCGCCAGGCCCTGAAAAGCCATCCGGCGCGCAAAGCAGCTGTGGATTACTTGAAAGGTCGTGGATTGACCGGCGAGATCGCCCGGGACTTTGGCCTCGGCTTCGCCCCGCCCGGCTGGGACAATCTGTTCAAGCACCTGAGCAGCGACACCCTGCAGCAAAAGGCCATGATCGATGCCGGCCTGCTGGTGGAGAACGCTGAAACCGGCAAGCGCTACGACCGCTTCCGCGATCGCGTGATGTTCCCGATCCGCGACAGCCGCGGGCGCATTATCGCCTTCGGCGGTCGGGTGCTGGGCGACGACAAGCCGAAATACCTGAACTCACCGGAAACCCCGGTTTTCCATAAAGGTCAGGAACTCTACGGCCTTTATGAAGCACGCAAGAACAACCGCAACCTCGACGAAATCATCGTCGTCGAAGGCTACATGGACGTCATCGCCCTCGCCCAGCAAGGCCTGCGCAATGCCGTGGCAACCCTGGGCACCGCCACTAGCGAAGAGCACTTGAAGCGACTGTTTCGCGTCGTACCCAACGTACTGTTCTGCTTCGACGGCGACCAGGCCGGCCGCAACGCTGCATGGCGCGCGCTGGAAGCGACGTTGCCGAGCTTGCAGGACGGACGGCGGGCACGCTTTTTATTCCTGCCCGAAGGCGAAGACCCGGACACACTGGTCCGCTCCGAAGGCACTGACGCCTTCCGTGCGCGAATCAACCAGCATGCGCAGCCATTGGCCGATTATTTTTTCCAACAACTGACCGAAGAATCGGACCCGCGCTCGCTTGAAGGCAAGGCCCACATGGCCACCCTCGCCGCGCCACTGATCGACAAAATCCCGGGTGCCAACCTGCGTACTCTGATGCGCCAGCGCTTGACCGAAATTACCGGACTCAGCGGTGAAGCCGTGAGTCAACTGGTGCAGAGCGCACCTCAGGAAGCACCACCGGCGTATGACCCGGGCATTGATTATGACGCCATGCCGGATTACAGCGACTACCATCAGCCGCAGGCGCAAGAGATGTATGTGCCGCAACAGGAATGGACGCCGAAGAAACCTGGCGCTGGCGGGAAGAAATGGGACAAGAAACCGTGGGACAAGAACGGCAAACGCGGCGGCGATCGCGATCAACCGCGCGCGCCACGGGTACCGGCCGCTGTAGAGCCACCCACCCTGGCCGCCTTGCGCACGCTGCTGCATCACCCGCAACTGGCTGAAAAAGTCGAGGATGCCGGGCACTTTGCGGCCGAAGACCACACTAACACGCAACTGCTGGTCGCCCTGCTCGAAGCCGTACAGAAGAATCCCAAGCTAAACTCATTTCAACTGATTGCGCGTTGGCACGGCACTGAACAGGGCCGACTGCTAAAAGCGCTGGCAGAAAAGGAATGGCTGATTGATGGAGATAACCTTGAACAACAGTTTTTCGACACCATTACTAGCTTGTCAGCCCGCCAACGCGAGCGAAATCTGGAACAACTTCTTCGAAAAGCGCGTCAAAGTGAGTTGAGTGCCGAAGAGAAAAATCAACTGCGCGACCTTTTAAGCCGCAATGTTTGCGCATCAAACCCGACCTCAACTGGCGCGTGA
- the folB gene encoding dihydroneopterin aldolase, protein MDRVFIEGLEVDTVIGAYDWERGIRQCLRLDLSFAWDNRPAAAGDDLTLALDYASVSSRIQAFAEQAQFQLVETFAERLVEVLMSEFKITWMHLKLTKPGAVPAAKGVGVEIERGCR, encoded by the coding sequence TTGGACAGAGTGTTTATCGAGGGCCTGGAAGTCGACACCGTGATTGGTGCCTACGACTGGGAGCGAGGCATCCGACAGTGTCTGCGACTTGATCTGAGCTTCGCCTGGGACAATCGTCCGGCCGCTGCGGGTGATGACCTGACCCTGGCGCTCGACTATGCGAGCGTTTCGTCACGCATCCAGGCTTTTGCCGAGCAGGCACAGTTCCAGCTGGTCGAGACCTTTGCCGAGCGTCTGGTTGAAGTCCTGATGAGTGAATTCAAAATCACCTGGATGCACCTCAAACTGACCAAGCCAGGTGCCGTTCCGGCGGCCAAGGGCGTGGGTGTGGAGATCGAGCGCGGATGTCGCTGA
- the folK gene encoding 2-amino-4-hydroxy-6-hydroxymethyldihydropteridine diphosphokinase: MSLTQVYLGLGSNIERESHLQAGLDALAGFLVNVRCSAVFESQPVGIKSGPFFNFVVSAYTDLPLMELDRRLKFIEADNGRYAPDRKGLPLDIDVLLFGDLVGNFDGLILPRAEILKNAFVLWPLSLIAPDRVHPGVGKSFATLWSEARIDQVLAPVAFEWRGQQLTPSNLL; encoded by the coding sequence ATGTCGCTGACTCAGGTGTATCTTGGGCTCGGTAGCAACATCGAGCGCGAATCCCATTTGCAGGCTGGCCTGGACGCCCTGGCGGGGTTCCTGGTGAATGTGCGCTGCTCGGCGGTGTTCGAAAGCCAGCCGGTGGGGATAAAGAGCGGGCCGTTTTTCAACTTTGTGGTCTCGGCTTATACCGATCTACCGCTGATGGAGCTGGATCGACGGCTGAAATTCATCGAAGCGGATAACGGCCGTTACGCGCCGGACCGCAAGGGCTTGCCGCTGGATATCGACGTGCTGCTGTTCGGCGATCTGGTAGGTAACTTCGATGGTTTGATCTTGCCCAGGGCAGAGATTCTGAAGAATGCCTTCGTGCTGTGGCCGTTGTCGCTGATTGCGCCGGACAGAGTGCATCCGGGCGTAGGAAAAAGCTTTGCGACCTTGTGGAGCGAGGCGCGGATCGACCAGGTGTTGGCGCCGGTGGCTTTTGAGTGGCGTGGCCAGCAGTTGACCCCTTCGAATTTGCTGTGA
- a CDS encoding YeaH/YhbH family protein, protein MSYVIDRRLNGKNKSTVNRQRFLRRYRDHIKKAVEEAVSRRSITDMEHGEQISIPGRDIDEPVLHHGRGGKQTIVHPGNKEFISGEHIARPPGGGGGRGPGKAGNSGEGMDEFVFQITQEEFLEFMFEDLELPNLVKRHLTGTDTFKTVRAGISNEGNPSRINIIRTLRSAHARRIALSGSSRAKLREVKEELERLRREEPDNFGDIQELEAEIEKLSARIHRVPFLDTFDLKYNLLIKQPNPSSKAVMFCLMDVSGSMTQATKDIAKRFFILLYLFLKRNYDKIDVVFIRHHTSAREVDEEEFFYSRETGGTIVSSALKLMQEIMAERYPSNEWNIYAAQASDGDNWNDDSPICRDILINQIMPFVQYYTYVEITPREHQALWFEYERIAEAFSDTFAQQQLVSAGDIYPVFRELFQRRLVT, encoded by the coding sequence ATGAGCTATGTGATCGACCGACGTCTCAATGGCAAGAACAAGAGCACGGTAAACCGTCAGCGGTTTCTGCGGCGCTACCGTGATCACATCAAAAAGGCCGTCGAAGAGGCGGTCAGCCGGCGTTCCATTACCGATATGGAACACGGCGAGCAAATCAGCATTCCCGGCCGCGACATCGACGAGCCGGTACTTCACCATGGCCGGGGCGGCAAGCAGACCATCGTGCACCCGGGCAACAAGGAGTTCATCAGCGGCGAGCACATTGCCCGTCCACCCGGAGGTGGCGGCGGCAGAGGCCCCGGCAAAGCCGGCAACTCGGGTGAAGGGATGGACGAGTTCGTCTTCCAGATCACCCAGGAAGAATTCCTCGAGTTCATGTTCGAAGACCTTGAGCTGCCTAATCTGGTCAAACGTCACCTGACCGGCACCGACACCTTCAAGACCGTACGCGCGGGCATCAGCAATGAAGGCAACCCGTCACGGATCAACATTATCCGCACGCTTCGTTCGGCCCATGCCCGGCGTATTGCCCTGTCCGGCAGCAGCCGCGCCAAACTGCGCGAAGTCAAAGAAGAGCTGGAGCGACTTAGACGAGAGGAGCCGGACAACTTTGGCGACATTCAGGAGCTCGAAGCAGAAATCGAGAAACTCAGCGCGCGCATTCATCGAGTACCGTTTCTCGACACCTTCGACCTCAAGTACAACCTGCTGATCAAGCAGCCAAACCCCAGCTCCAAAGCAGTGATGTTCTGCCTGATGGACGTGTCCGGCTCCATGACCCAGGCGACCAAGGACATCGCCAAACGCTTCTTCATCCTGCTGTACCTGTTCCTCAAACGGAACTACGACAAAATCGACGTCGTATTCATCCGCCACCACACCAGTGCCCGCGAAGTGGATGAGGAGGAGTTTTTCTACTCCCGGGAAACCGGCGGCACCATCGTTTCCAGCGCCCTGAAACTGATGCAGGAGATCATGGCCGAGCGTTATCCGAGCAATGAGTGGAATATCTATGCGGCCCAGGCGTCCGACGGTGACAACTGGAACGACGACTCGCCGATCTGCCGCGACATCCTGATCAACCAGATCATGCCGTTCGTGCAGTACTACACTTATGTTGAGATAACCCCGCGCGAACACCAGGCCCTGTGGTTCGAATACGAACGCATCGCCGAAGCCTTCTCTGACACTTTTGCCCAGCAGCAACTGGTCTCGGCCGGGGATATCTATCCGGTCTTCCGTGAACTCTTCCAGCGCAGGTTAGTGACATGA
- a CDS encoding multifunctional CCA addition/repair protein, which yields MQIYKVGGAVRDRLLGKPVTDIDWVVVGATTEEMLAKGFRPVGADFPVFLHPKSGEEYALARTERKSGRGYGGFTFHASPEVTLEEDLIRRDLTINAMAEDDEQNLTDPYHGQRDLEARLLRHVSPAFAEDPLRVLRVARFAARYAGLGFTVAPETLELMRQLSESGELEALTAERSWKEISRALMEDQPQVFIQVLRACGALKVLMPEVDALFGVPQPEAHHPEIDTGVHTLSVLEQAALHKQPLTVRWACLLHDLGKGLTPEEEWPRHIAHEHKGLNLIKAVNERFKAPRDCQELALLVGEYHTHGHRALELKPSTLLELLQSFDVYRRPQRFEEFIAACEMDARGRKGLEQRNYPQADYLRGAATAARNVAVQPLLEKGFKGPELGEAIKRERLKALKAYKDAASV from the coding sequence ATGCAGATTTATAAAGTCGGTGGCGCGGTACGCGATCGCCTGCTGGGCAAGCCTGTCACCGATATCGACTGGGTCGTGGTAGGCGCCACCACCGAAGAAATGCTCGCCAAAGGCTTTCGCCCGGTGGGTGCGGATTTTCCGGTGTTTCTTCACCCCAAAAGCGGCGAGGAATACGCCCTCGCCCGCACTGAGCGCAAAAGCGGGCGCGGTTACGGCGGCTTCACCTTTCACGCCAGCCCCGAAGTCACGCTCGAAGAAGACCTGATTCGTCGCGACCTGACGATCAACGCCATGGCCGAAGACGATGAGCAGAACCTGACGGACCCCTACCATGGCCAGCGGGATCTCGAGGCTCGCCTGCTTCGTCACGTTTCCCCCGCGTTCGCCGAAGATCCTCTCCGTGTTCTGCGCGTTGCCCGCTTCGCCGCGCGTTATGCGGGACTGGGTTTCACCGTCGCCCCCGAAACACTGGAGCTGATGCGGCAACTCAGCGAGTCGGGTGAACTGGAGGCGCTGACCGCGGAACGCAGCTGGAAAGAAATCTCCCGTGCGCTAATGGAAGATCAGCCCCAGGTGTTCATCCAGGTGCTGCGCGCGTGCGGTGCGCTCAAAGTGCTGATGCCGGAAGTCGATGCGCTGTTCGGCGTACCGCAACCCGAAGCCCATCACCCGGAAATCGACACAGGCGTGCATACCCTGAGCGTGCTTGAGCAAGCGGCGCTGCACAAACAACCGCTGACCGTGCGCTGGGCCTGCCTGCTGCATGATTTGGGCAAAGGATTAACGCCCGAGGAGGAGTGGCCCCGCCACATCGCCCACGAACACAAAGGCCTGAATCTGATTAAAGCGGTTAACGAGCGCTTCAAGGCACCGAGGGATTGTCAGGAATTGGCCCTGCTGGTGGGCGAGTATCACACCCATGGCCACCGGGCTCTGGAGCTGAAACCGTCAACCTTGCTGGAGTTGCTGCAGAGTTTCGATGTCTATCGTCGACCTCAGCGCTTTGAAGAGTTTATCGCGGCGTGTGAAATGGACGCTCGAGGGCGCAAAGGCCTGGAACAGCGAAATTATCCACAGGCGGATTATTTGCGTGGCGCGGCGACTGCGGCGCGAAACGTGGCGGTTCAGCCATTGCTGGAGAAGGGCTTCAAGGGGCCGGAATTGGGCGAGGCGATCAAGCGCGAGCGGCTCAAGGCGTTGAAGGCTTACAAAGACGCAGCGTCAGTTTGA
- the rpsU gene encoding 30S ribosomal protein S21 → MPAVKVKENEPFDVALRRFKRSCEKAGVLAEVRSREFYEKPTSERKRKAAAAVKRHAKKVQREQRRAVRLY, encoded by the coding sequence ATGCCAGCCGTCAAAGTTAAAGAGAACGAACCCTTCGACGTAGCTCTGCGTCGTTTCAAGCGCTCCTGCGAAAAAGCCGGTGTACTGGCTGAAGTTCGTAGCCGCGAATTTTACGAGAAGCCTACTTCTGAGCGTAAGCGTAAAGCAGCAGCCGCTGTTAAGCGTCACGCCAAGAAAGTACAGCGCGAACAGCGCCGCGCCGTTCGTCTGTACTAA
- the rpoD gene encoding RNA polymerase sigma factor RpoD has protein sequence MSGKAQQQSRIKELITLGREQGYLTYAEVNDHLPEDISDPEQVEDIIRMINDMGINVFEVAPDKDSLMLADADTDEAAAEEAAAALAAVETDIGRTTDPVRMYMREMGTVELLTREGEIEIAKRIEEGIREVMGAIAHFPGTVDHILSEYTRVTTEGGRLSDVLSGYIDPDDGIAPPAAEVPPPVDSKAVKADDDTDDDDAEASDDEEEAESGPDPVIAAQRFGAVADQMEITRKALKKHGRHNKAAIAELLALAELFMPIKLVPKQFEGLVERVRSALDRLRQQERAIMQLCVRDARMPRADFLRQFPGNEVDESWSDALAKGKSKYAEAIGRLQPDIIRCQQKLTALETETGLTIAEIKDINRRMSIGEAKARRAKKEMVEANLRLVISIAKKYTNRGLQFLDLIQEGNIGLMKAVDKFEYRRGYKFSTYATWWIRQAITRSIADQARTIRIPVHMIETINKLNRISRQMLQEMGREPTPEELGERMEMPEDKIRKVLKIAKEPISMETPIGDDEDSHLGDFIEDSTMQSPIDVATVESLKEATREVLSGLTAREAKVLRMRFGIDMNTDHTLEEVGKQFDVTRERIRQIEAKALRKLRHPTRSEHLRSFLDE, from the coding sequence ATGTCCGGAAAAGCGCAACAGCAGTCTCGTATCAAAGAGTTGATCACACTTGGTCGTGAGCAGGGTTACCTGACTTACGCGGAGGTCAACGACCACCTGCCGGAGGATATTTCAGATCCGGAACAGGTGGAAGACATCATCCGCATGATCAATGACATGGGGATCAACGTATTCGAGGTTGCGCCAGATAAGGATTCCCTTATGCTGGCCGACGCCGATACCGACGAAGCCGCGGCCGAAGAGGCAGCAGCAGCGTTGGCAGCGGTCGAGACCGACATTGGTCGCACCACCGACCCAGTGCGCATGTACATGCGTGAAATGGGTACGGTAGAGCTCCTCACACGTGAAGGCGAAATCGAAATCGCCAAGCGTATTGAAGAGGGCATCCGCGAAGTGATGGGCGCAATCGCGCACTTCCCTGGCACGGTTGACCATATTCTCTCCGAATACACTCGCGTCACCACCGAAGGTGGCCGCCTGTCCGACGTCCTGAGCGGTTATATCGACCCGGACGACGGCATTGCGCCGCCTGCAGCCGAAGTGCCACCGCCTGTCGATTCGAAAGCCGTGAAAGCGGACGACGACACCGACGATGATGACGCAGAAGCAAGCGATGACGAAGAAGAAGCCGAAAGCGGTCCGGATCCGGTCATCGCCGCACAGCGTTTTGGCGCTGTCGCCGATCAGATGGAAATCACCCGCAAGGCGCTGAAAAAGCACGGTCGCCACAACAAGGCAGCGATTGCCGAACTGTTGGCCCTGGCTGAGCTGTTCATGCCGATCAAACTGGTGCCGAAGCAATTCGAAGGCCTGGTCGAGCGTGTTCGCAGTGCCCTGGATCGTCTGCGTCAGCAAGAGCGCGCGATCATGCAATTGTGCGTTCGTGATGCCCGCATGCCGCGTGCCGACTTCCTGCGCCAGTTCCCGGGCAACGAAGTCGACGAAAGCTGGAGCGATGCGCTGGCCAAAGGCAAAAGCAAATACGCTGAAGCCATTGGTCGCCTGCAACCGGACATCATTCGTTGCCAGCAGAAGCTGACCGCGCTGGAAACCGAAACCGGTTTGACGATCGCCGAGATCAAGGACATCAACCGTCGCATGTCGATCGGTGAGGCCAAGGCCCGCCGCGCGAAGAAAGAGATGGTCGAAGCGAACTTGCGTCTGGTGATCTCCATCGCCAAGAAGTACACCAACCGTGGCCTGCAGTTCCTCGATCTGATCCAGGAAGGCAACATTGGCTTGATGAAAGCGGTAGACAAGTTCGAATACCGCCGTGGCTACAAATTCTCGACTTATGCCACCTGGTGGATCCGTCAGGCGATCACTCGCTCGATCGCCGACCAGGCCCGCACCATCCGTATTCCGGTGCACATGATCGAGACGATCAACAAGCTCAACCGTATTTCCCGGCAGATGTTGCAGGAAATGGGTCGCGAACCGACCCCGGAAGAGCTGGGCGAACGCATGGAAATGCCTGAGGACAAGATCCGCAAGGTATTGAAGATCGCTAAAGAGCCGATCTCCATGGAAACCCCGATCGGTGATGACGAAGACTCCCATCTGGGTGACTTCATCGAAGACTCGACCATGCAGTCGCCAATCGATGTCGCCACTGTTGAGAGCCTTAAAGAAGCGACTCGCGAAGTCCTGTCCGGCCTCACTGCCCGTGAAGCCAAGGTTCTGCGCATGCGTTTCGGTATCGACATGAATACCGACCATACCCTCGAGGAGGTTGGTAAGCAGTTCGACGTGACCCGTGAACGGATTCGTCAGATCGAAGCCAAGGCGCTGCGCAAGCTGCGCCACCCGACGAGAAGCGAGCATTTGCGCTCCTTCCTCGACGAGTGA
- the plsY gene encoding glycerol-3-phosphate 1-O-acyltransferase PlsY, whose protein sequence is MFWSLAIFAYLLGSLSFAILLSRLTGNPDPRMGGSGNAGATNMLRLAGKKLAILTLLGDLCKGLLPVLVAGAMGLSLQEQAWIGVCAVIGHLFPLYFRFRGGKGVATAAGMLLGLYPPAALLAVCAWLLTFYLTRTSSLAALIATPLTLPLLAWQEPAALLPISALTGLIVWRHRGNLRDLFAGRERHF, encoded by the coding sequence ATGTTTTGGTCACTGGCGATTTTCGCCTACCTGCTCGGCTCTCTGTCCTTCGCCATTTTGCTCAGCCGCCTGACCGGTAACCCCGATCCGCGAATGGGTGGCTCGGGCAATGCCGGTGCCACCAATATGTTGCGCCTGGCCGGCAAGAAACTCGCCATCCTGACCTTGCTCGGCGACCTCTGCAAAGGCCTGCTACCAGTGCTGGTCGCAGGTGCAATGGGCCTTTCACTGCAGGAGCAAGCCTGGATCGGCGTCTGTGCCGTCATCGGTCACCTGTTCCCACTGTACTTCCGCTTTCGCGGCGGCAAGGGTGTCGCCACCGCGGCCGGCATGCTGCTGGGGCTCTATCCACCCGCTGCGCTGCTGGCGGTCTGTGCCTGGCTGCTGACGTTCTACCTGACCCGCACCAGCTCACTCGCCGCCCTGATTGCCACTCCCCTGACCCTGCCGCTGCTCGCCTGGCAAGAACCGGCGGCACTGCTGCCCATAAGCGCGCTCACGGGGCTGATCGTCTGGCGTCATCGCGGCAATCTACGCGACCTGTTTGCCGGGCGCGAACGGCATTTTTAA
- the tsaD gene encoding tRNA (adenosine(37)-N6)-threonylcarbamoyltransferase complex transferase subunit TsaD, whose translation MLVLGLETSCDETGVALYDSERGLLADALFSQIDLHRAYGGVVPELASRDHVKRMLPLIRQVLAEADCVPTEIDAIAYTAGPGLVGALLVGASCAQALAFAWGIPALGVHHMEGHLLAPMLEPQPPQFPFVALLVSGGHTQLVQVDGIGQYTLLGETLDDAAGEAFDKTAKMMGLNYPGGPEIARLAAQGVDGRFVFPRPMCDRPGLAFSFSGLKTFALNTWQQCVSAGDDGDQARCDISLAFQQAVVETLTIKCKRALKQAGMKRLVIAGGVSANKALRTSLEKMLGDMKGDVFYARPEFCTDNGAMIAFAGCQRLQAGQHESLAISVQARWPMEQLSAL comes from the coding sequence ATGCTAGTACTGGGATTAGAAACCTCTTGCGACGAAACCGGTGTCGCACTTTACGACAGTGAACGCGGGTTGTTGGCCGATGCGCTGTTCAGTCAGATCGACCTGCATCGCGCCTATGGCGGCGTTGTGCCGGAGCTGGCATCGCGCGATCACGTCAAGCGCATGCTGCCCTTGATCCGTCAGGTGCTGGCAGAGGCCGACTGCGTGCCGACCGAGATCGACGCCATCGCTTATACCGCCGGTCCCGGCCTGGTCGGAGCCCTGCTCGTAGGGGCTTCCTGCGCTCAGGCGCTGGCTTTTGCCTGGGGTATCCCGGCGCTGGGTGTGCACCACATGGAAGGTCACTTGCTGGCGCCGATGCTGGAGCCGCAACCACCGCAGTTTCCGTTCGTCGCTTTGTTGGTCTCGGGCGGTCATACGCAGCTGGTTCAGGTCGACGGGATCGGTCAGTACACGCTCTTGGGCGAGACCCTCGACGATGCCGCCGGTGAAGCGTTCGACAAAACTGCAAAAATGATGGGCCTCAATTATCCGGGCGGCCCGGAGATTGCTCGTCTGGCGGCGCAAGGCGTTGACGGACGTTTCGTCTTCCCGCGTCCGATGTGTGATCGTCCAGGCCTGGCGTTTAGCTTCAGCGGTTTGAAAACCTTCGCCTTGAACACCTGGCAGCAATGCGTCAGCGCCGGGGACGACGGCGATCAAGCCCGTTGCGACATCTCGCTGGCGTTCCAGCAGGCTGTGGTGGAGACTTTGACCATCAAGTGCAAGCGAGCCCTTAAGCAGGCCGGCATGAAGCGTCTGGTGATCGCTGGTGGCGTCAGCGCCAACAAGGCGTTGCGTACGTCACTGGAAAAAATGCTCGGTGACATGAAGGGTGATGTGTTTTATGCCCGTCCAGAGTTCTGCACCGATAACGGTGCGATGATTGCATTTGCCGGCTGCCAGCGCTTGCAGGCTGGTCAGCACGAAAGCCTGGCAATCAGCGTGCAGGCGCGTTGGCCGATGGAGCAGTTGTCGGCGTTGTGA